The Alnus glutinosa chromosome 8, dhAlnGlut1.1, whole genome shotgun sequence DNA segment AAAATGTGATTGGTTTGTCGTGCCAACCTTAAAATCTCtctgtttttttctctctcagcAGTTTGGAAATTTCAGCCAAATACGATGAATGGCGGCTGCCTCAATGTGCATGTGGGATTGTGGGTCACATTTCTGGACAGTCGACACACAAAAACTGccaataaataattcatttttttttcaacttttgtcTTAAATCTAATCATTTACCGATTCAACAGGGGAATTTTGTCATCTCTGAGATCATGCCCTTGGAGGCTAGCACCCCCCATTCAACTTTTCCCATCAAGatattaaaattcttttttggattattatatatatatatatatatatatatatatgctttacatacaaatatatatatatatatatatatatttttttaaaaagtatcattttCATCTTAGTGCATTGCAGTCTTCCTCTCTTCTATGTGCTTCCTTTTGGAAGTAACTAATCTGTGTGCTGGGAATATTAAGGAAGGTGGGCAATGGAATTTACAAGCCAATGTAAAAATAAGAAAGTTATTTCCTAtatatgttttgtgtttttattaaattgtttcttgaacttatgtttttttttatcatttagcCCATTGAGTTTGTCCTTATTATCAAATTAAtcattctgtgttttttttattaaattgtttcttgaatttgtgtttttatcaTTTGGCCCATTGAGTTTGTCCTTGTTATCAAATTAATCATTCTGTCAAATTCAGTAAAAAttctgttaatatatatatatatagagagagagagattacaaAGTCTATATAAAACAGTAACTAtgcatttctatatatatatatatatatatatatatataaaagagtgaCTTACGAGCCACCCTTTTGCATGAGAGATTGCTCATTGATACATAAGGTGGAGCTACTCCTACCAGAGAGGATGTTTGTAGCCACCCCAACTAAGAGGCAAacgaatcctctccatttgagCTGATTCCTTGTAAAACAAGAGGctgaaatggagatgatccgTTTCTAACTAAGAGTTCAACCTCCTAAAAATAACCTCCCTTCAACAGTGGGGTGGCTTTTATTCGGGGATGACCGCAAGATTGGTCACAAATGACAAGGTGTGATTAAGTAATTGTAATTTACAATTAAtgaaatttatatgaaattgaCATAATTGTTAGTGGGGACGGCAAGACCCTTGattattatactttttttttttttttttaaagaaaatgacataattgtaattttatacagattttgttaaaaaaaaaaaaaagaaaaagaaaaagaaatctatATGAAATTGGATagaaaaattgatttgatattagaaaaaaaactcaatgaactaattaatgataaaaaaaaaaaaaatagaaactcaTAGAATGATTTAATGAAGTCCGAAAACTCAGGGTGTGATTaagtaatttttcctaaaaataatgCTGGGTTAGTAGATGTAaacttaacaaataaaaataaagtcctaaggggtagctcaatcggctggggatcaAGCCTCATAAAGCGGAGGTAACTAGTTCGAATCatctctccccctcttgtgtggacaagtaaaaaaaaaaaaaaaaaaaaaaaaaaaaccctataatTCATCCACTAGGAACaacaaattattaatatataatttaccGTACAATGTTTACTGAAATTTCTCATGCACGTGGCCGACACAAGTAGGCTTAAAATAAATTCAAGgggaaagaaaatggaaagtaaatctaggaagcaaaagaaaatggaaagcaAATCTAGGAagcaaatataattaataattttattaaaacagcCACGTTTTGAAGTGATTATAAAATGGGCATAACGGAATATCATAACTCCCATATTTTCATTCTTAAATCTCCTTCGGCAAAAGCATCAAGCCATCAAGTTGTTTTCTTTCCTTGTGTCCTTTTTCTAAGgattgattttcttcttcttcttcttctttttcttttgatttctcCTCATTTAAAGAGAAACGACCCTCTAAATATCCCTGTAAATTCTTCTAATCAGATTTTCTAAGGGAATTAGTCAGTGAAAAATATCAGAGTCAGTTTTAGTCACTGCCCTCTGTAGTTTCCAAAAGTTAGGCTTACCAAGGGACCAAACGTGAAATACAGGAAGAGTGGAAGACCCATCAAATTGGAGATCTCTAAAGAGACAAAAAGTCAGGGCGCgctgtcttatttgttttcaagCCCTATGTGCTGCACTTCACTTTCTGTGGGTCTATTGGCTCTCCATTAAATCAACCCTCATTCCGACCACTTCAAACTCTCTCTTGAGGTAAGAAACCAAGAATATGACTATGGAAGAAACATCctagaaaatgagagaaaataggaaatacATAAGAAGCTAGGAAGGAAGAAAATAGTCCTACGATTGATTGTCTTCCTTGAACTAACTTTCCTTTCCCGTGTTGCAGATATCCCTTTAGAATCTGGGGAAAGTTGTGACTTTTGGAGGTTCTCAATCCAGGGAAAGGTAGATTCTTGTTTTCCTCAACTAATTTCTCCCCTGCACGAATTGCTTTTGGTTTTTGCAGCTTACCCATTAGAGTAATTTTTGAATCTGTCTCCCTCGTTTTGTAATGAAACAATTTTGTGGAAATGGAGGAGACCCATATGTAAACGAAGCAACTTTGAGATTtttgattgtttatttttgatttttgggttTATAGGCAATCATCAATGGAGAATAGATATAGTTTAGTCAGGCAGAGCAGTGGTTTGTGGAGATCCTTGAGAGATGGAGACTTTGAGGAAGAAGATGTTTGGGCTGTTCTCAGAGACAGAGCAGAAGGAAATTCAACTTCCATGGCTGACAAATCCAAGGAATCTTCTGTTTCTGTTCCTAGGCCATTCCCAAGTGCTGCAAGAATGATACCAAGAGCTACATGTAGCAGTAGTTGCAGTGATAGTTCCTCTCATGAACCCAAAATCGTTCAGCAATCAGCACCTGTCAACATTCAAAACTGGTCACAGATTTCTGGAGAGAAATCAAAGATGGCTTCCAAGAATTCTTCGTGGCTTgatcatgatgatgatgatgatactGGGCTTGTGAATGATGGTGGGGACAGTGATGAGGATGAGTACAATTACAAATTACCCCCACATGAGGTAGTCGCTAGAAGGCTTGCAAGAAGCCAGATATCCTCTTTCTCTGTTTTAGAAGGTGCTGGAAGAACCCTCAAAGGGAGGGACCTTAGCAAAGTGAGGAATGCCATCCTAACAAAAACTGGTTTTCTTGAATCACCTTGAAGGGGGTCTCCAATCTCCATGGCCATGCATTCCTTATGCTAGTTATATTTCCAATTTCTGTGATTTTAAGCATACGGGCTTGTGGTGGTTCCTTTAGTCTTAGAGGTTGTCTTATGGTTTGTGTTCAGGGTATGCTAAATTTATTGTAATGTGAAAAGGCAATTGATCCTTCCCCATTCCCATGGCACCTTTACCAaaatgttttttcctttttctttgtgaATAGAAAATTTATACATGATTTGGTCAGGGGATACTCAAAGGCACCAATGTTTTGGATCCGTGCAATAAAGTTGTCTATTACATGTATAACGGGCAGCCTCATGTGATCACATGTTTGAATTACCCGATcgtaattcaaattttgaacaCGTGCCCGAGCAGGTTTATGTCGTGGCTAAAGACCGAAATACGTATCGATTGAAAATCAGATTGTTGGTATCATGATCTGATTCATTCAAGATTAAACCCCTCCCCCTTTTGAGTCTAACTTTGATTGGTGTTATATTAGTGATGGTAGTGAGATGGGTTTGGCAGGTTTTTAGACTCGTCTCAATCGTAGTAGTTTAGGTTTGGGATTTCTAAAAGGGTTCTAGGATGTGATtgcatttaaattttaaaactttgatGGGCTTTCGGTTAAAGCGCCTTCGGTtagcgatttgaaaacgtgaacAAATCTATAAgattacgtttttaaaataCACGATTTTAAAAGTCGAATCTCAACTTCACGAAACACTTAACTTTGTTTTTTCCATTTGTATAAGTTAATTACTAAATATTCCTAATACTAATaatatttacaatatttttagtttttctataATCTTTATCCAccgtctctttctctctctattatcTTGTATATAAAATactttgaacattttttttttttgataaagtaTTTAAGCATTATTAACTGTGATGTTATTTGGTTAACAAAAATGTGCTATAATTAGAGTCAAAATAGACCTTATAaactcttcaattttattttattttatttttttttttttgcttttgagattaaaaatatATGACAAAAACATAATATTTTGTGAAGACTGGATGGATATGCACATGAGGTAAGAATGTAACATATGGTGAAACTCTTTTCTATTAGGTAGAATAAAAACAGCATTACGTCTCTGCAATGATGGTGATGATTagttattattaaattataaaataagatatttccttttatattaatttaacaaAACACACTTTAAGACTTGATCTAAATTATTAGCCGCCCCTTAGTCTAGCGgttttaaaacatgtgatttgataaaaataaaataaaaataacaattttaaaatgaagttaatgaaaaaacaattaaacttctgtaaaatcgtaatttgatatttaaaattatgtatttttaaaaaaatgtgtatttttcaaACACGCTCTTAAATGGATACTTTTCGCtattatgttaaaaaaatgcgattttgtGATTGGACATGGGCTAAGGCTTAGTAAACAGGCTAGCCATGCTCCTAAGTGGAGCTCCTCCTGGTCAGGGCCCAGAAAGCATTTAGTGTGAACTAAAGAAGGTTGAAAGTTGAAAGAGACAGAGCACCAACTTCATTTGTATTTTCTTCCCTTATAAAAAGTTTTGAGATAATTAAATTTCCATCAATGTTGATCCTGGCCTTGACAggaaatgaatattttaaagAAGCCACGCTAGAAAACAAGTTTCTTTTAACTTTCTCCTCCATTTAATTATGTTGTTATCTGTTTAATTAGTACCCCACATTCTTGACCTTTCCATACATGGTGAAGTTaatcttctttgtttttagtTTCCAATGTCATCAATTATTTGCTGATTGGCCATCTGCCACCTGTACTCCACAATATGTTTGGCTACAAACAACATTTtttcataagaaaaatattCGGCATCTTAATACGTGTCAAAAAGTTGTAAAGGGTCCGAGCATTTTCAAGCTGTTATAATTTTTACAAGTACGTGTTTTCTTTATAAGCCACATAATTATTTGGAACTTTCAAATGACGTAACAAAGATGAAAGTAACACCATGTACAGacgttaaataaaataaaataaaataaaaatcttgactgtaaataaaaaagtattgtGATTTTGCAACGAAAGTCGAATCTCCTTACCTTTATATGCCCGTTATGACATTATTAAAGTCCTTGGAAGGTTCATAGGATCACAAGTGGCAAAGAAAGAGGTATTAGGACAACACACTGAAGAAGGTCACTAATCACAATAAGTTCTAGGAAGAAAACAATGAGGACAAGACACTTCACaatatacataagatatctTTTGGACACATTATAAGGTTCACACAACAATTACATGTCATGCCCTGTCCCATGTCCCCCCTCCTCTCCTGACATCAACATCAAGGCCCCTAAACTTTAGCAAAGAAAGCTAGCAATTGCCTCAGCCTTTCCTCCCTTGAATTCCTCCAACTCCTTGAGTGCCAAAGTTCTTAGCTCTTCCACCATTTTTGCTagtcccttttcttttcttccaaccCCATGTAACATTCCTTGTATCATCCCCACATAGAGCCCGAACCTTCTAAGCATCTCTATTTCCTCCTCACTTCCCCCTCCTAGTATTGCCCCACACGCGGCGGCGCAAGCGTGAAACCCGCCTTCCTTTTTCTTGCACACGCGCTTGATCCACCGCGTGTGGTCCGATTGAGGGCGCTCCAATTCTTGGTATTGTCCATCCACAATTCCTTGCGGGCCCATGGCACGCGCGATCTCGACCGTGACGCGTAATATACGGCCTGAGTTGTTTTGGGCCGGGTCGTCGGATTTAGCTAACAACTCAAACCCAAACGGTGTCATGCTGTCCGGGACAAGAAGCTCTATGTTTGGGCCGTATGCGTGGTGGGCCGTGGGCCTGGAGCTGGTCCTGGGCCTGGGCCTGGGCCTGTCCGTTAGTGGAAGCTGCTCGTGAGTGAAGGAAGCCGCGCACATGAGGTGGAGCGCTGACGCTGCCGCCGTGGCTTGGTCCCTGTGGCCACCAACGAGCTCGCAGGCCGCGACGCACAATGCCGGGGCTTTGTTTTGCGGTGCTGCAAAGGCCAGGTGGTGCATGGGCTCAAAGACTTCACGTGGAGGCCGTAGAGGATCAATGGCCTGCTTGAGATGGGCATCGATTTCGGCGTTGACGGAGGCCCAGTAGGACTGATTTTGGGACATGGTGACCATCATAGGCCTGTGAGGGAGTGATGGAGATGGCCGGAGAGCAGCCGATCTGGAGAGAGCATTGCCATGAAGGCGGAGAAGAGCTCCGGCCATTGATGAACTGATCAGGAGGATATGGTTGTTGTGCTGTAGTCCAAGTGTAGACCAGTTTTTGTTGGGGGAGGTTTGGGAAAAGTTAAGGTGGAGTGCAATAATTGTCGGGGGCGGTGAGCTTGTTTTATGATGACCTTTTGTCTTGTTGGTATCGGCACGTGGAACATGTTTAATGCCTCCACTGTACACACTTTAAAACGTTTTTCATTAGatttattaattaaacacaTCGTTTTCactaatctttctttctttttggtttggTACACACTTTTTCTTccgggggggtgggggggggatTCTTTTGTCCGAAATTCACGGAGgaattttaacccaaaaaaaaaaaataaaaaaaaaaaaatgaaagatggtTGTGTGGTtgtctcaaattatttatccaaatttaagagaatttggaCAGATAATTGTAAGTAACTACTTATTGGTCGAcccacttgaccaaataaaaattaggttgttcAACCACTTATCCGATCAGATAGGTCTCATAAGAGGTCTCTCATAATCATATGTttgaattctatcaaatttaaACAGATAATTTGAGAGTATTCTGATCCGTTAGGCATACCTATTCGGAGTACTCACGTCCCGCACCATTGTCTCTCACTCCCCACCTGAATTCGacccaaaaattcaaaagaaccCCTCAAAATTCAGATAAAAATTTCAGGATTTCCCATCCCTCCCTAATCCTTAGTCATTACCTCCATTTAGTCCAACccatcaaatattttataaatttatttgcatggtagtgtgtgtgtgtgtatatatatatatatatatataatattcaagagattgtatttttttttttttataactacaccttttttttgggggggggggtgtcAATTTCGAAACGCATTGAATAAGAAAGGTGGTGCTTCTTAGAATAACAGTAGtttgtatttaaaaaagaaaaaagaaaaaaaaaagaaaaaaagaaaaaaaaaaaggtcttagAGGGGAATTCACCACTTGAAATTCATctattttactaaaaaaaaaaaaaaaaaaaagagaagaagaaaaaggtataTTTGTTAATCATAAATAAAAGGTGTTAGCAATTTGAGGTTTTATTTGACCCTTACcagttttaatttataaaattcatttaaatgcgGTGATTTAAATTAAACTCCCTATAAATTAGTACAAAAATTAAGGTACACTCATTTTAATACGATTACGTGAATTACGTTAATTACATTCATGATGAACGTTTAAATTTAAAGTAGCTCATTATTAatacattaattaaatgatgaaatctttttgtttttatttatcattttttttatatactctCACGTGTTAACGCTGCATGTATGTGTATCACGTTCATATATGTAGGCTCAAAATTATAGATACGGGTTTACTTAGGGACTATGGAGTCGACTGGAGTCAATGCCCTTATGTAAAAAGATAATTTTGCCCTCTACTTATAAAGGATCGGCTCTTTTCCGGTTGAAACCAACAGAAGAGGATCCATCTCCACATGGGCGGAGCCAGTTTgccaaaattataaattttttaaaaaataaagataaaaattaattaattaatttttttttgggggagacctttggcttgggggggggggggggggaacccCCAAGCCAAAGTGTGGCTTCGCCCCTGCATCTCCATATATAATAAGGTTGTTCAGCTTTGAAAAGGATGGAGAGTCTAATATCCCatttaatacaaataataaatgcaatttcattttcatttttcccgaaaaatatcaacaacatgacaccactacaaaaaaaaaccaaattctgaacggttttaaaccgtccagtaTATAAAGtcgctaaattttttttctggacggttttgggcaaaaccgtccagacctttttttttttttttttttctttttctgatgactcgatttatttcttttatatatatatgttaatatttTAGCTATGATCGTCTAAATACGTCTAGAATTTTTCTCGTTTCCGGCgttaactgttttttttttttttttccatcgcTGGCGATGCTCTATTTCTGGCCCTCGtcggaaactttttttttttttttctccttcgtcagaaacttcttcaagggccggcgaaatcttccccttcctcctcccatgaaatccaacccaaaattaaaatccgGCCAACACACAGTTCCAAGAGAGTTCAAAAGGGGAGAAAAAGTGGAAGATCGAACTCGATCTTCCAAAACTCTGGCCTGGAGTGGATCGGAGTTCGAAGCCTTGATCTCCGTCACCACGACGTCAAAACCACCCTCCTGGTGAGACCTCGACGCCTAGATCTTCGTCACCGGCGACCAAGTCATGCTGCAATGGGGTGGGTCGTCGTcttctgaaaaaaaaagaaaaaaaagaaaacacaaacaacaaaagaagaaagattagTAAGATAGCaagacagagagagacgagaAATTTTGGGATTGGgccggaggaagaagaagaacgagagagagagagagagctagagagagaagaTATCGATGGTTTTAAGAATACAGTGTGCGTGAAGGTTTTCAATACAGCTAGTGTACGTGAAGGTTTTAATCGGATGGTTGTATTTTGGTTGAGAAAGAAATCGGATGGATGTGGTGAAATAAGGGGGTATCACGCGGATCGATGACATGGCATGTGAAAAAAATTTCCATACGGTTTGGTAAAAGCCGTCCAGAAAATTTTCAGACgattttaactaaaccgtctggaaataatATTTACAGACGGTCTGGAAGTGGCCGacccacccccgtggcccatgggggtggttcggccacccccaagggccaaagtgaaaaaaacctTGGTCCTAGGGGGTGGCCaacccacccccaagccaaatgggggtggtttcggccacccctatgTGGCCCGAAGGGGTGGCtgaacagaaatttttttttcatttattattattattattattattattattatatatatatatatataaaagaaatcattaaaataataataaagaaaaatgatagccacGTCAGCACTGAAGTGTATCACGAGAACAGGTGTCCCGCATGcacgccgacacctgtaggatgacgtggctggacgttagttttggacggaaaattagacggaggtaccatttccgtctttttaTATACCAccggtaccaaatttgataaaaagtgaaactgaggtggcaaaaaataaaggtcgtaaagcacagggtgtacagggtatttaaccctttaatttatttgaaagcATTATGATTTGGTTAGTTCATgcacgatttttttttattctctgtGTTCAATCACTGTGTGAGCAGAATATGTTATGTGCAGCATGTTGACTGAAGGATAAGTGTGTGAAGTATTTTGTCTGAAGATCGAAGAAGGTTTGTGAAGGTTATAGTGAACATGTGAAGTGGGTAGTGAAGTGATAAGGTTGAGGGTGGTTTGGAGGCAACCACGTGTTCCACTTGGTAGATGGTGTGTGCTTGTGTCTGTGGCCTTTAGATAATGTGGGAGTGGGTTAGTGGGCTATGTAATGGGATATGGCCATATGGGGTAGTTATTTTAGTAACTTTAGAAATGTATTTGCCTTTCATTAGTTAAGTTCTCAGACCTAAATATTgctatctttttgtttttttttttgtattttttttttaaataaaaaaactgaacATGGGGATTAGCacggctttaaaaaaaaaagttaattaattttttattaacttaaaattgtttttatatcattgataaaaaaaaaaaaaaaaaaaaatcttgaccccCTTCAACTAAAATCCTGGCTTCGCCACTGCTCATCAAAGCGATTGTTAAATGttataatattaaatattaatcatgaaatgatttattttcatttgactTACGCATAAAtgttaatgttaatttttatttattttttattttttaaagggaaaGTGTAAAGATTTCATTAATAACACCCATAGGGTAACGAAAGTACAGATTACAGATAGCAGGGACTTAACAGAATACAGATGCCCCATTACAGTTACCCAAATCACAGATTATACCAACAGCTGCTACTAATAAGCCTAGCTAACAGAAATGTGCCTCTACATTGAGATATGAAcctctacttgcactatggagtcgGTCACAAAACTGTGCTAAAAAGCAATGACCAGACTAAATTAAACCCAAAGCAAACTGTTAAATACAATCTGtcaaaagccaaaaaaacacccaaagcaGGATCTGCCGTCGGAGGAAACACCACCGGAGACGGCGCGTGCAGCACACGCGCCGCCACAGGACAACCCCTGCAACCGCCTAAAGTAAGAAGGGCACCACCCTGCACGGCAAAGATACGAAACATGGCCATCACGCGTGGCCCAAAGTACGAAGAACACCCTGGCACGTGGATGCCACGCGCCGGTAACCACTGAGCTACTCGGCCGTAGAAGGCAGCGTCTGAACCAAAGGACGACGATGAGCACGGCAAAGGGGCGCGTGTTGACTGGGGAGCTGTGAAACAGCGCAGATTTGGCCTTCAAAGAATGAAAAAACTGAAACCTAACCAAAGCTTCCGCCAGCCACCGAAACGACGAAATCTCCTCCTCCGACGCCTCTCTGAAATGTTTTCCTGCTAATCgaatgaaacaataaaaaactaaaagactaCACAAACCTCCATAGTCCAAAACGGACTAGAAGGTCTAAAATCCACCACCAGACAAGTCCAAGAGACTCAAAACTCCAAACAGCCTTAGTGGCTGGAAGACTCTAGCACAAAAACCTCTCTAGCCCGAAAAAGCtaagagaagaaacaaaaaaaagaaaaaaccccgGGAGGAGAGCCTCCCTCCCCGGGCAAGCAACACGAAACGGTGGGAAGGTcataagagagaaagagagaggggagGCTTgctattgtttttattaatgttgatacatctcttaaaaaatttaaataatgtgactcTTATATACAGTTGAATATGCTAATTTTGACATCATGCATGAGTTTGTCACATCAAGTCATTGTCTTCTTTAATTTCGGAAATAATAGCTCCCATTTCTATGATATCATTATTTATCTCggaagataaaaaaaagaaatgataaattttaattatttaattattattttaataatgacCATAGAATATCAATTATATTAACATAATTAACAATAGTCAAATATTGTTTAAGTGAATCAAATATCAATCCTCTGATCAGCAGCAACACCAAATGTCGGAAGTTTTATCAACTTAATACAAGGAGGTCAAGAAAAATTGGAGACTATGATTGTTTCTAATTTTAAGCAAAAATAgtgatgtgttttttttttcaaaaaaataaattgaaattatatatatatatatatttgaaatgaaATTAAGATCGCGATGGTAATTGGGACGAAGGGCCCAACGCTTAGCTTATTGGAGCCCAGTGAGAGGAAGGCAGCCTTCCATCAGTCCAGTGTTTGTCAAATGGTTTGGATTTTAGGCAGCTCCTATTTTAGCCCATGGCTAACAATTTAGAAATgataaagacaaaataaaaataaaataaaatgataattaatCAGAGAGAGATCAAAAATTAGTCCCATTTTCTCACGATTTAAATTTACTAATCTGGTtttcaattttgacaattaattTGCTCAATCTATCAACTTGCCATTCAAATAATTAACGGCCCATCATCCACATAAATAGTTTATCACATCACACTTGCCAATACGATGCCGTGTTGTTCAAACTGCCACGTCATTGATGCAGAAGAATTACCAGATGCTGCATTTGTGTGATTCTGAATTAGTGACATTGAAATATTTTAACAGGAAAGATTAGTGCAAGAATCGGCAGAATGAGGCATAATTGTGACAATATCGTATGTGCAA contains these protein-coding regions:
- the LOC133876243 gene encoding protein S40-7 — encoded protein: MENRYSLVRQSSGLWRSLRDGDFEEEDVWAVLRDRAEGNSTSMADKSKESSVSVPRPFPSAARMIPRATCSSSCSDSSSHEPKIVQQSAPVNIQNWSQISGEKSKMASKNSSWLDHDDDDDTGLVNDGGDSDEDEYNYKLPPHEVVARRLARSQISSFSVLEGAGRTLKGRDLSKVRNAILTKTGFLESP
- the LOC133875996 gene encoding heterodimeric geranylgeranyl pyrophosphate synthase small subunit, chloroplastic-like — translated: MAGALLRLHGNALSRSAALRPSPSLPHRPMMVTMSQNQSYWASVNAEIDAHLKQAIDPLRPPREVFEPMHHLAFAAPQNKAPALCVAACELVGGHRDQATAAASALHLMCAASFTHEQLPLTDRPRPRPRTSSRPTAHHAYGPNIELLVPDSMTPFGFELLAKSDDPAQNNSGRILRVTVEIARAMGPQGIVDGQYQELERPQSDHTRWIKRVCKKKEGGFHACAAACGAILGGGSEEEIEMLRRFGLYVGMIQGMLHGVGRKEKGLAKMVEELRTLALKELEEFKGGKAEAIASFLC